In Streptomyces sp. 840.1, one DNA window encodes the following:
- the tuf gene encoding elongation factor Tu, which translates to MAKAKFERTKPHVNIGTIGHIDHGKTTLTAAITKVLHDAYPDLNEASAFDQIDKAPEERQRGITISIAHVEYQTESRHYAHVDCPGHADYIKNMITGAAQMDGAILVVAATDGPMPQTKEHVLLARQVGVPYIVVALNKADMVDDEEILELVELEVRELLSEYEFPGDDLPVVKVSALKALEGDKEWGQTVLDLMKAVDESIPQPERDVEKPFLMPIEDVFTITGRGTVVTGRIERGVLKVNETVDIVGIKTEKTTTTVTGIEMFRKLLDEGQAGENVGLLLRGIKREDVERGQVIIKPGSVTPHTEFEAQSYILSKDEGGRHTPFFNNYRPQFYFRTTDVTGVVTLPEGTEMVMPGDNTLMNVALIQPVAMEEGLKFAIREGGRTVGAGQVTKILK; encoded by the coding sequence GTGGCGAAGGCAAAGTTCGAGCGGACTAAGCCGCACGTCAACATCGGCACCATCGGTCACATTGACCACGGTAAGACGACCCTCACGGCCGCCATTACCAAGGTGCTGCACGACGCGTACCCGGACCTGAACGAGGCCTCGGCCTTCGACCAGATCGACAAGGCTCCCGAAGAGCGCCAGCGCGGTATCACCATCTCGATCGCGCACGTCGAGTACCAGACGGAGTCGCGTCACTACGCGCACGTCGACTGCCCCGGTCACGCTGACTACATCAAGAACATGATCACGGGTGCGGCGCAGATGGACGGCGCCATCCTCGTCGTCGCCGCGACCGACGGCCCGATGCCGCAGACCAAGGAGCACGTGCTCCTGGCCCGCCAGGTCGGCGTTCCGTACATCGTCGTCGCCCTGAACAAGGCCGACATGGTGGACGACGAGGAGATCCTGGAGCTCGTCGAGCTCGAGGTCCGTGAGCTCCTCTCCGAGTACGAGTTCCCGGGCGACGACCTTCCGGTCGTCAAGGTCTCGGCGCTCAAGGCTCTTGAGGGTGACAAGGAGTGGGGCCAGACCGTCCTCGACCTGATGAAGGCCGTCGACGAGTCCATCCCGCAGCCCGAGCGTGACGTCGAGAAGCCGTTCCTGATGCCGATCGAGGACGTCTTCACGATCACCGGTCGTGGCACCGTCGTCACCGGTCGTATCGAGCGTGGTGTCCTCAAGGTCAACGAGACCGTCGACATCGTCGGTATCAAGACCGAGAAGACCACCACCACGGTCACCGGCATCGAGATGTTCCGCAAGCTGCTCGACGAGGGCCAGGCCGGTGAGAACGTCGGTCTGCTCCTCCGTGGCATCAAGCGCGAGGACGTCGAGCGCGGCCAGGTCATCATCAAGCCCGGTTCGGTCACGCCGCACACCGAGTTCGAGGCCCAGTCCTACATCCTGTCGAAGGACGAGGGTGGCCGTCACACCCCCTTCTTCAACAACTACCGCCCGCAGTTCTACTTCCGTACCACGGACGTGACGGGCGTTGTGACCCTTCCCGAGGGCACCGAGATGGTCATGCCGGGTGACAACACCCTCATGAACGTCGCGCTGATCCAGCCGGTCGCCATGGAAGAGGGCCTGAAGTTCGCCATCCGTGAGGGTGGCCGGACCGTGGGCGCCGGCCAGGTCACCAAGATCCTCAAGTAA
- the fusA gene encoding elongation factor G, with protein MATTSLDLAKVRNIGIMAHIDAGKTTTTERILFYTGVSYKIGEVHDGAATMDWMEQEQERGITITSAATTCHWPLNDVDHTINIIDTPGHVDFTVEVERSLRVLDGAVTVFDGVAGVEPQSETVWRQADRYGVPRICFVNKLDRTGAEFHRCVDMIVDRLGAVPLVMQLPIGAEADFKGVVDLVSMKAFVWPEEAAKGEMYDTIEIPDTHKEAAEEWRGKLLEAVSENDDEMMELYLEGVEPTQDQLHEAIRRITLASKGSADSVTVTPVFCGTAFKNKGVQPLLDAVVRYLPSPLDVEAIEGHDVKDPEKVIQRRPSDDEPFSGLAFKIASDPHLGKLTFVRIYSGRLEAGTAVLNSVKGKKERIGKIYRMHANKREEIASVGAGDIIAVMGLKQTTTGETLCDDKNPVILESMDFPAPVIEVAIEPKSKGDQEKLGVAIQRLSEEDPSFQVHSDEETGQTIIGGMGELHLEVLVDRMKREFRVEANVGKPQVAYRETIRKAVERIDYTHKKQTGGTGQFAKVQIAIEPIEGGDASYEFVNKVTGGRIPREYIPSVDAGAQEAMQFGILAGYEMVGVRVTLLDGGYHEVDSSELAFKIAGSQAFKEGARRASPVLMEPMMSVEVTTPEDYMGDVIGDLNSRRGQIQAMEERSGARVVKGLVPLSEMFGYVGDLRSKTSGRASYSMQFDSYAEVPRNVAEEIIAKAKGE; from the coding sequence ATGGCCACCACTTCGCTTGACCTGGCCAAGGTCCGCAACATTGGGATCATGGCCCACATCGACGCGGGCAAGACGACCACCACCGAGCGGATCCTCTTCTACACCGGCGTTTCGTACAAGATCGGTGAAGTCCACGACGGCGCAGCCACGATGGACTGGATGGAGCAGGAGCAGGAGCGCGGCATCACGATCACGTCCGCCGCGACGACCTGTCACTGGCCGCTCAATGATGTTGACCACACGATCAACATCATCGACACCCCGGGTCACGTCGACTTCACCGTCGAGGTGGAGCGTTCGCTCCGCGTCCTCGACGGTGCCGTCACCGTGTTCGACGGTGTGGCCGGCGTCGAGCCGCAGTCCGAGACCGTCTGGCGTCAGGCGGACCGCTACGGCGTGCCGCGTATCTGCTTCGTCAACAAGCTCGACCGCACGGGTGCCGAGTTCCACCGCTGTGTCGACATGATCGTCGACCGCCTTGGTGCCGTCCCGCTCGTCATGCAGCTCCCCATCGGCGCAGAGGCCGACTTCAAGGGCGTCGTCGACCTCGTGTCGATGAAGGCCTTCGTGTGGCCCGAAGAGGCCGCCAAGGGCGAGATGTACGACACGATCGAGATCCCGGACACCCACAAGGAAGCTGCCGAGGAATGGCGCGGCAAGCTCCTTGAGGCCGTCTCCGAGAACGACGACGAGATGATGGAGCTGTACCTGGAGGGCGTCGAGCCCACCCAGGACCAGCTGCACGAGGCGATCCGCCGGATCACCCTCGCGTCGAAGGGTTCCGCCGACTCCGTCACGGTCACCCCGGTGTTCTGTGGCACCGCGTTCAAGAACAAGGGCGTCCAGCCCCTGCTCGACGCGGTCGTCCGCTACCTGCCTTCCCCCCTGGACGTCGAGGCCATCGAGGGCCACGACGTCAAGGACCCGGAGAAGGTCATCCAGCGGCGTCCCTCGGACGACGAGCCGTTCTCCGGCCTCGCGTTCAAGATCGCGAGCGACCCGCACCTCGGCAAGCTCACCTTCGTCCGGATCTACTCCGGTCGCCTCGAGGCCGGCACCGCGGTGCTGAACTCGGTCAAGGGCAAGAAGGAGCGCATCGGCAAGATCTACCGCATGCACGCGAACAAGCGTGAGGAGATCGCGTCGGTGGGCGCGGGCGACATCATCGCTGTCATGGGGCTCAAGCAGACCACGACCGGTGAGACGCTCTGTGACGACAAGAACCCGGTGATCCTGGAGTCCATGGACTTCCCGGCGCCGGTCATCGAGGTCGCCATCGAGCCGAAGTCCAAGGGCGACCAGGAGAAGCTGGGTGTCGCCATCCAGCGCCTCTCCGAGGAGGACCCCTCCTTCCAGGTGCACTCCGACGAGGAGACCGGCCAGACCATCATCGGTGGTATGGGCGAGCTTCACCTCGAGGTGCTCGTCGACCGCATGAAGCGCGAGTTCCGCGTCGAGGCGAACGTCGGCAAGCCGCAGGTCGCGTACCGCGAGACGATCCGCAAGGCCGTCGAGCGCATCGACTACACGCACAAGAAGCAGACTGGTGGAACCGGCCAGTTCGCGAAGGTGCAGATCGCCATCGAGCCCATCGAGGGTGGCGACGCGTCCTACGAGTTCGTCAACAAGGTCACCGGTGGCCGCATCCCCCGGGAGTACATCCCCTCGGTGGACGCGGGTGCTCAGGAAGCCATGCAGTTCGGCATCCTGGCCGGCTACGAGATGGTGGGCGTCCGCGTCACCCTTCTCGACGGTGGTTACCACGAGGTCGACTCCTCGGAGCTCGCCTTCAAGATCGCCGGTTCGCAGGCGTTCAAGGAGGGTGCCCGCAGGGCGTCCCCCGTGCTCATGGAGCCGATGATGTCCGTCGAGGTCACCACGCCCGAGGACTACATGGGCGATGTGATCGGCGACCTCAACTCCCGCCGTGGCCAGATCCAGGCCATGGAGGAGCGTAGCGGCGCTCGCGTCGTGAAGGGCCTCGTGCCCCTCTCGGAGATGTTCGGCTACGTCGGAGACCTCCGCAGCAAGACCTCGGGTCGCGCAAGCTACTCGATGCAGTTCGACTCCTACGCCGAGGTTCCGCGGAACGTCGCCGAGGAGATCATCGCGAAGGCCAAGGGCGAGTAA
- the rpsG gene encoding 30S ribosomal protein S7 — MPRKGPAPKRPVIIDPVYGSPLVTSLINKILLNGKRSTAERIVYGAMEGLREKTGADPVITLKRALENVKPSLEVKSRRVGGATYQVPIEVKPGRAATLALRWVVGYSRARREKTMTERLMNELLDASNGLGAAVKKREDTHKMAESNKAFAHYRW; from the coding sequence ATGCCTCGTAAGGGCCCCGCCCCGAAGCGCCCGGTCATCATTGACCCGGTCTATGGTTCTCCTCTTGTCACCTCGCTGATCAACAAGATCCTGCTCAACGGCAAGCGTTCCACCGCCGAGCGGATCGTGTACGGCGCCATGGAAGGCCTCCGCGAGAAGACCGGCGCTGACCCGGTCATCACGCTGAAGCGCGCGCTTGAGAACGTCAAGCCCTCGCTCGAGGTCAAGTCCCGCCGTGTCGGTGGCGCCACCTACCAGGTGCCGATCGAGGTCAAGCCCGGTCGTGCCGCCACCCTCGCGCTGCGCTGGGTCGTCGGTTACTCCCGCGCCCGTCGCGAGAAGACGATGACGGAGCGGCTCATGAACGAGCTGCTCGACGCCTCCAACGGTCTTGGCGCTGCCGTCAAGAAGCGCGAGGACACCCACAAGATGGCCGAGTCGAACAAGGCCTTCGCGCACTACCGCTGGTAG
- the rpsL gene encoding 30S ribosomal protein S12, protein MPTIQQLVRKGRQDKVEKNKTPALEGSPQRRGVCTRVFTTTPKKPNSALRKVARVRLTSGIEVTAYIPGEGHNLQEHSIVLVRGGRVKDLPGVRYKIIRGSLDTQGVKNRKQARSRYGAKKEK, encoded by the coding sequence GTGCCTACGATTCAGCAGCTGGTCCGGAAGGGCCGGCAGGACAAGGTCGAGAAGAACAAGACGCCCGCGCTCGAGGGTTCTCCCCAGCGCCGCGGCGTCTGCACGCGTGTGTTCACGACCACCCCGAAGAAGCCGAACTCCGCGCTCCGGAAGGTCGCACGTGTGCGTCTGACCTCCGGCATCGAGGTCACGGCCTACATCCCGGGTGAGGGACACAACCTGCAGGAGCACTCCATCGTGCTCGTGCGTGGTGGCCGTGTGAAGGACCTGCCGGGTGTTCGTTACAAGATCATCCGCGGCTCCCTTGACACCCAGGGTGTCAAGAACCGCAAGCAGGCCCGCAGCCGCTACGGCGCCAAGAAGGAGAAGTAA
- a CDS encoding DNA-directed RNA polymerase subunit beta', which translates to MLDVNFFDELRIGLATADDIRTWSHGEVKKPETINYRTLKPEKDGLFCEKIFGPTRDWECYCGKYKRVRFKGIICERCGVEVTRAKVRRERMGHIELAAPVTHIWYFKGVPSRLGYLLDLAPKDLEKVIYFAAYMITFVDEERRTRDLPSLEAHVSVERQQVENRRDSDLENRAKKLETDLGELEAEGAKADVRRKVREGAEREMKQLRDRAQREIDRLDEVWSRFKNLKVQDLEGDELLYRELRDRFGTYFDGCMGAAALQKRLESFDLDEEAERLREIIRTGKGQKKTRALKRLKVVSAFLQTSNKPKGMVLDCVPVIPPDLRPMVQLDGGRFATSDLNDLYRRVINRNNRLKRLLDLGAPEIIVNNEKRMLQEAVDALFDNGRRGRPVTGPGNRPLKSLSDMLKGKQGRFRQNLLGKRVDYSARSVIVVGPQLKLHQCGLPKAMALELFKPFVMKRLVDLNHAQNIKSAKRMVERGRTVVYDVLEEVIAEHPVLLNRAPTLHRLGIQAFEPQLVEGKAIQIHPLVCTAFNADFDGDQMAVHLPLSAEAQAEARILMLSSNNILKPADGRPVTMPTQDMVLGLFFLTTDGELRDTKGEGRAFGSTAEAIMAFDSGELALQSSVDIRFPVGTIPPRGWVPPVAEEGEPEYQPGDTFRLRTSLGRALFNELLPEDYPFVDYSVGKKQLSEIVNDLAERYPKVIVAATLDNLKAAGFHWATRSGVTVSVADIVVPEAKKAIVKGYEDQDEKVQKQYERGLITKDERTQELIAIWTKATNEVAEAMNANFPKTNPIFMMVDSGARGNMMQMRQIAGMRGLVSNAKNETIPRPIKASFREGLTVLEYFISTHGARKGLADTALRTADSGYLTRRLVDVSQDVIIREEDCGTDRGLKLKIAVKGADGVLRKTEDVETSVYARMLAEDVVIDGKVIAPANVDLGDVLIDALVGAGVEEVKTRSVLTCESAVGTCAFCYGRSLATGKLVDIGEAVGIIAAQSIGEPGTQLTMRTFHTGGVAGDDITQGLPRVVELFEARTPKGVAPISESAGRVRIEETEKTKKLVVTPDDGSEEIPFPISKRARLLVGEGDRVEVGQKLTVGATNPHDVLRILGQRAVQVHLVGEVQKVYNSQGVSIHDKHIEIIIRQMLRRVTIIESGDAELLPGELVERSKFETENRRVVTEGGHPASGRPQLMGITKASLATESWLSAASFQETTRVLTDAAINAKSDSLIGLKENVIIGKLIPAGTGLSRYRNIRVEPTEEAKAAMYSAVGYDDIDYSPFGTGSGQAVPLEDYDYGPYNQ; encoded by the coding sequence GTGCTCGACGTCAACTTCTTCGACGAGCTGCGGATCGGCCTTGCCACCGCGGACGACATCCGGACCTGGTCCCACGGCGAAGTGAAGAAGCCGGAGACCATCAACTACCGCACGCTCAAGCCCGAAAAGGACGGACTCTTCTGCGAGAAGATCTTCGGTCCGACCCGGGACTGGGAGTGCTACTGCGGCAAGTACAAGCGTGTCCGCTTCAAGGGCATCATCTGTGAGCGCTGTGGCGTCGAGGTCACTCGTGCCAAGGTGCGCCGTGAGCGCATGGGCCACATCGAGCTTGCCGCTCCCGTCACCCACATCTGGTACTTCAAGGGCGTCCCGTCGCGACTGGGCTACCTGCTGGACCTCGCGCCGAAGGACCTCGAGAAGGTCATCTACTTCGCCGCGTACATGATCACGTTCGTCGACGAGGAGCGCCGCACGCGCGACCTCCCGTCGCTGGAGGCGCACGTCTCCGTCGAGCGTCAGCAGGTCGAGAACCGTCGCGACTCGGACCTCGAGAACCGCGCGAAGAAGCTCGAGACGGACCTCGGCGAGCTGGAGGCCGAGGGCGCCAAGGCCGACGTGCGCCGCAAGGTGCGCGAAGGTGCCGAGCGCGAGATGAAGCAGCTGCGCGACCGTGCGCAGCGCGAGATCGACCGCCTCGACGAGGTGTGGAGCCGCTTCAAGAACCTCAAGGTCCAGGACCTCGAGGGCGACGAGCTGCTCTACCGCGAGCTGCGTGACCGCTTCGGCACGTACTTCGACGGCTGCATGGGTGCCGCTGCTCTGCAGAAGCGCCTGGAGTCGTTCGACCTCGACGAGGAGGCCGAGCGCCTCCGCGAGATCATCCGTACCGGCAAGGGCCAGAAGAAGACCCGTGCGCTCAAGCGCCTCAAGGTCGTCTCGGCGTTCCTGCAGACCAGCAACAAGCCCAAGGGCATGGTGCTCGACTGCGTGCCGGTCATCCCGCCGGACCTGCGTCCGATGGTGCAGCTGGACGGTGGCCGCTTCGCGACCTCCGACCTGAACGACCTGTACCGCCGTGTGATCAACCGCAACAACCGCCTCAAGCGTCTCCTTGACCTCGGTGCCCCCGAGATCATCGTGAACAACGAGAAGCGGATGCTGCAGGAGGCCGTCGACGCGCTGTTCGACAACGGCCGCCGCGGTCGCCCGGTCACCGGTCCCGGTAACCGCCCGCTCAAGTCCCTCAGCGACATGCTGAAGGGCAAGCAGGGCCGATTCCGTCAGAACCTTCTCGGTAAGCGTGTGGACTACTCCGCGCGTTCCGTGATCGTCGTCGGCCCGCAGCTCAAGCTGCACCAGTGCGGTCTGCCGAAGGCCATGGCGCTGGAGCTCTTCAAGCCGTTCGTGATGAAGCGCCTGGTGGACCTGAACCACGCGCAGAACATCAAGTCGGCCAAGCGCATGGTCGAGCGCGGCCGCACGGTCGTGTACGACGTCCTGGAAGAGGTCATCGCCGAGCACCCGGTTCTCCTGAACCGTGCGCCGACGCTGCACCGCCTCGGCATCCAGGCCTTCGAGCCCCAGCTGGTCGAGGGCAAGGCCATCCAGATCCACCCGCTCGTCTGCACCGCGTTCAACGCGGACTTCGACGGTGACCAGATGGCCGTGCACCTGCCGCTGTCGGCAGAGGCGCAGGCCGAGGCCCGCATCCTCATGCTGTCCTCGAACAACATCCTGAAGCCGGCCGACGGTCGTCCCGTCACCATGCCGACCCAGGACATGGTGCTGGGCCTGTTCTTCCTCACCACCGACGGCGAACTCCGTGACACCAAGGGCGAGGGCCGCGCGTTCGGCTCCACGGCCGAGGCGATCATGGCGTTCGACTCCGGCGAGCTGGCGCTCCAGTCGTCCGTCGACATCCGCTTCCCGGTGGGCACCATCCCGCCGCGTGGCTGGGTGCCGCCGGTCGCCGAGGAGGGCGAGCCCGAGTACCAGCCGGGTGACACCTTCCGGCTGCGCACCAGCCTGGGCCGCGCGCTCTTCAACGAGCTGCTGCCCGAGGACTACCCGTTCGTCGACTACTCGGTCGGCAAGAAGCAGCTCTCCGAGATCGTCAACGACCTCGCCGAGCGCTACCCCAAGGTCATCGTGGCGGCGACGCTCGACAACCTGAAGGCGGCGGGCTTCCACTGGGCCACCCGTTCCGGAGTCACCGTCTCCGTCGCGGACATCGTCGTCCCCGAGGCCAAGAAGGCCATCGTCAAGGGCTACGAGGACCAGGACGAGAAGGTCCAGAAGCAGTACGAGCGCGGTCTGATCACCAAGGACGAGCGCACGCAGGAGCTCATCGCGATCTGGACCAAGGCGACCAACGAGGTTGCCGAGGCGATGAACGCGAACTTCCCCAAGACGAACCCCATCTTCATGATGGTTGACTCGGGTGCCCGAGGAAACATGATGCAGATGCGTCAGATCGCCGGTATGCGTGGTCTGGTGTCCAACGCCAAGAACGAGACGATTCCCCGTCCCATCAAGGCGTCCTTCCGTGAGGGCCTCACCGTTCTGGAGTACTTCATCTCCACGCACGGTGCCCGTAAGGGTCTGGCGGACACCGCCCTGCGTACCGCCGACTCGGGTTACCTGACCCGTCGTCTGGTGGACGTCTCGCAGGACGTGATCATTCGCGAGGAGGACTGCGGCACCGACCGCGGCCTCAAGCTGAAGATCGCGGTCAAGGGCGCCGACGGCGTGCTCCGCAAGACGGAGGACGTCGAGACCTCGGTCTACGCCCGCATGCTCGCCGAGGACGTCGTCATCGACGGCAAGGTCATCGCGCCTGCCAACGTCGACCTCGGTGACGTCCTGATCGACGCCCTGGTGGGCGCCGGCGTCGAGGAGGTCAAGACCCGCTCGGTCCTGACCTGTGAGTCCGCGGTCGGCACCTGCGCCTTCTGCTACGGACGCTCGCTCGCCACCGGCAAGCTGGTCGACATCGGTGAGGCGGTCGGCATCATCGCCGCCCAGTCCATCGGTGAGCCCGGCACCCAGCTGACGATGCGTACCTTCCACACCGGTGGTGTGGCCGGTGACGACATCACCCAGGGTCTGCCCCGAGTCGTCGAGCTCTTCGAAGCCCGTACGCCCAAGGGTGTCGCCCCGATCTCGGAGTCCGCAGGCCGGGTCCGGATCGAGGAGACCGAGAAGACGAAGAAGCTCGTCGTGACGCCGGACGACGGCAGCGAGGAGATCCCGTTCCCGATCTCCAAGCGCGCCCGTCTGCTGGTGGGCGAGGGCGACCGCGTCGAGGTGGGCCAGAAGCTCACCGTGGGTGCCACCAACCCGCACGACGTGCTCCGCATCCTCGGTCAGCGCGCGGTCCAGGTCCACCTGGTCGGCGAAGTCCAGAAGGTCTACAACTCGCAGGGCGTGTCGATCCACGACAAGCACATCGAGATCATCATCCGGCAGATGCTCCGCCGCGTGACGATCATCGAGTCCGGCGACGCGGAGCTCCTGCCGGGCGAGCTCGTCGAGCGCTCGAAGTTCGAGACCGAGAACCGTCGTGTGGTCACCGAGGGCGGTCACCCCGCCTCCGGCCGTCCGCAGCTGATGGGTATCACCAAGGCCTCGCTGGCGACGGAGTCGTGGCTGTCCGCGGCTTCCTTCCAGGAGACGACCAGGGTCCTGACGGACGCGGCGATCAACGCCAAGTCCGACTCCCTGATCGGCCTCAAGGAGAACGTCATCATCGGTAAGCTCATCCCGGCCGGTACGGGTCTGTCCCGCTACCGCAACATCCGGGTCGAGCCGACCGAGGAGGCCAAGGCCGCGATGTACTCGGCCGTCGGCTACGACGACATCGACTACTCGCCGTTCGGCACCGGCTCCGGCCAGGCCGTTCCGCTGGAGGACTACGACTACGGTCCGTACAACCAGTAA